The Pelmatolapia mariae isolate MD_Pm_ZW linkage group LG2, Pm_UMD_F_2, whole genome shotgun sequence sequence GCCACGCCACCTATGTTGGTACTGTACTCAGCAATTGCCAGTGGCCCTGGCACCTGGacaaaacttttgtttttcttggacCATCCTGTGCGTGTGTCCTGAGGTTGATTGCCATAGGCAGAGGATGCCATGACATCTGGCTTGTTGTCCAACCACTTAATGACAGCAAGTTCAAGAGGACTTTGTCTGAGTACCATCTCTGAtgctcctctttctttcttcttgaaAGGCTTATTCCCTATGATCTTCTTCATCAGACAACTCAGGATCCTTGTTTCCCTCAACAAATTGCAATAAATTTCTTTCTGCTTCTAAAAAGGACTCCTTTTctggtcatttaaaaaaaacagaacaaaatggaGGAAATGACTACAAAAGTCCACTATGGAGGACATTTCAGGAGGATATCTATATAACATGCTCTGTAAAGGAGAATTTCCTTTATTATTGTAAGTATATTTTGCTGTTAACATTTAGTGAATACTtaaacattatattatattaaagattaaatatttaaacttttacTTGCAATAAAATACTCGAGGTTATCAAAATTGTTAACTGACTGGATGGATATATAGTTCAAActgctttgtaaataaaaaatataaaaaaaaacagtcatatCAGTAAAAGCTGACATTTAGTTGAGTTTATAGCAGTGACTGCCTGTTCATATGTCATATGTCAATTATAGAGGTCCACTATTTATGCAAAAGTAGAAGGATATAAACTTTGGTTTTATGTGCAATTTGCAGACAGCAAATAATTAGTTTCAGACTGACTTTAAAGGCAAGCACACTTAGTTAGCCAGGTAATAACTTCTCTGATTATGTATtcatgaaaaattaaactatagCCAAGCTAATTCAAAAAGTGGTTTAATTAATGTTTGTATTGTATGTAGTTAGTACTTCCCAACACAAGTCTTCAGTCACTAAGAACAGATTACAAATGGTTCATATAAACAAAATGACTAAATGCCTTGGGTAAACTGTGTGTCTGAACATATATGAAGatagcaaaataaaaaaggaaaaaaataaaataagatcttATCCTTTATGCGTGCATTTGCTACACAGGCCCAGCTGACTTAATAACGCGATTTTACGTTCAAACGTGCCAAACCGGTTTTGAATTTAGTAATCAGAAGATTATTGTACTCTTCGGGTTCCCGTACATTTAACCCGTCACTGCCTTCGCGGCTTCTGATTGGTCTGTTTCAATCCTCGCGGGCTACTTGAACTGAGAGAAAGCTGCAGTCTCTACAGGTTTCTGTGTAAATGGATCGAGGTTAGCTCCCTTGTTTCCAGGTTGGTAGTGAATTCGAAACTCGTGCGTTATGGCGACTTAAATTCTTGTTTTCCGACTGTAGCCATTGTACCGCCAATTGTGCAtgtcttgtttttgtctgctttgttTTAGCACGGGGGTTCCAAGTGTGGTTACCATCTCAACAGCTTAGTTTTGATTGTGAACAATTCTTTAAGCTTCCTCGGCAAGGTAGCAGCTAATGATAGCCTCGCTATAATTATCCATATACTTGATCCCTTTCTCCACGCATCATATTTGAGGGCTCATTTCACAAGTTAACAAGCACTCAACAATTGTAGTTAAGCTAGCGGAAGGCAGGCTGGAGTTGGAGGGCAACATGTCAGGCGCTAACAGAGCACAGGGAAGCGCGGCTAGTGACTACCAGAATCAGGAAAATGTACTGCAGAGACTCAGAGGTTCGCTCAAAGCCCGACCTATGGCGACTGAAAACCAAGAAAACCTTCCTCCGAAGCAAGCCGCCAACAGAACCGTGCTAGGAGCCCTGCAGAACAACCAGAGGAACAAATCCCAAGTCGGCGGAAAGCAGGTAACAATGCTAACTGGTGGCTGCTTAGCTGGTGCTGCGGTTTGCTGTTGACTACATGTTTTGGAGGCAATGCATTTTACCATGTCCCTGCTTGTTAAAAATACTTGATGCTTTTCTGATTTCTTAAAACTTTATATTTACAAACTCACGAACGTAGTTGTGTCTACGCCCCGTTCCCACCAACTGACCGCCATTTTAATATCAACATTAACGTGAAGTCAGTCAGGTAGTTGGCTGCTTAAAACAACAGACATGCCTTCTTGAGGATGCTTTATTAACGTTTCCCTCCCGTCAGCAGATGTAACAATTGAGTATTAACATTGAACCTGACTGGTGTAATATCATCTGAATGTTCTCAATCAAGTGCAGCACACGTCGTGTTCTAATGAGCAGTCTTCTAAACACTAAGTTGAGCAGCATGCATGCCCTTGGATAGTGGATAGTCCTAATCTAACAAAGTTTCCATCCTGTGGGCCATGTCTgactttttctttgcttccaGGATTCAACACAATCCTTGTCTTGtaaaaatgaagactttggGAAAAGCTGCTTTGATAAACCACTGGCCAAGCAACCTGCTTTCCAGATCCATATTGATGAGCCTGATGGCGCCTGCATCAAGAAGCCACAGCAGGCAGTTGAGAGTATCAAAGCCAAGCCCACAGTTGATGAATCCCCACTGGCGATCAGTGCTGTGGCACGGCTCCGGCAGCCCCTTGCCACTATTGAAATTCCATCAGCGATGGATGTCAGCTTTGGTGGGTTTAAAGGAAATGATGCTAGCAACTGTTACTGTGATCTGGGTTTTTACTGTTTACTAAATGTAAAACTCTTCTCAGATTCTCCAATGGACATGTCTGTGGTTGAGGGGGAGGAAAAACCAGTGAATGTAAATGAGGCCCCAGAATATGCAGCTGAAATTCACAGCTACCTGAGGGAGATGGAGGTGAGAAATTAGCATACGAAGTGCTAAAGCTGAAAAGCATATCAGAATTTGCtggcagtgctgccatcttagACATATCCCCTGGCAACATTTTCCAACCTCAACCTGATGATGGTGCTTACCTGATCCTGTTTGCCAACTGGCTCTTTATAACTAGATTGTCACCCCACAGGTGAAAACCAGGCCTAAAGCCAGCTACATGAAGAAGCAGCCTGACATCACAAACAGCATGCGAGCCATTCTGGTTGACTGGCTGGTCGAAGTTGGCGAAGAGTACAAGCTCCAGAATGAGACACTTTATCTGGCTGTTAACTACATTGATCGCTTCCTTTCCTCAATGTCTGTCCTAAGAGGCAAACTTCAGCTGGTTGGCACTGCAGCTATGCTGCTAGCTTCGTATGTACCTCTTTGCATGTCAGATTCTACAAATGTTCAAAGCCCACTACTTTGCAAACATTACATTTGTTCCTTTTGAATGTTATGCAGGAAATTTGAAGAGATCTACCCACCAGAGGTGGCAGAGTTTGTTTACATCACAGACGACACCTACACAAAGAAGCAAGTGTTAAGAATGGAGCATCTGGTGCTTAAAGTACTCTCATTTGACCTGGCAGCACCGACAATAAACCAGTTTCTCACTCAGTACTTCCTGCAGCACGCTGTTGCCAAACAAGTGGAGAGCTTGGCAATGGTGGGCATGAGATTTCTGTAGTCTGAAAATGATCTCTAAAGTGCATTGTctaaacatttttgtttatcTTCAGTACCTTGGTGAGCTCAGCCTGGTTGATTCAGACCCCTTCTTGAAATACTTGCCATCACAGACAGCAGCTGCAGCCTACATCCTGGCCAACACCACAGTGACTGGTGCCTCATGGGTAAGCTCTATAGACTCGTACAAATGGACAACTAGGAGGTATTGGTCTGTATTTAGGTGGAAATGCCAATGgtgtccagcagcacagccaaTAACTGCAGAGCTTGCATCTACTGTTAACTGCGGTTTCAAGTTAATCTTGTCAAAGTTCATGCAAGCTTAGTTTAGTGTGTGGGGAAATGTATTGGTATATTTGAAGACACAAACTGACCAAAGTTGTGCTCCTTAGCCCAAGTCCTTGAACGAGATGACTGGCTACTCTCTGGAAGATCTGATACCATGCATTGAGGATCTTCACCGCACATACCTCGATGCCCCTCAGCATGCACAGCAGTCTGTCCGGGAGAAGTACAAGGGCTCAAAGTAAGTCAGCAGATTTGTTTGAAAACTTCATGGGCAATCTTTGTTTACATTTGGAACTGTCTGGGTTTCTTTATTTGTGCTAAAGCACTAAACTCTTGTCTCTTCCTCAGGTACCATGAAGTCTCAAGCATCAATGCACCAACTAAACTGCAGCTGAACTGACTGCTTCATTCCCTTCTATCCATGTTGTACTCCCCTGTCATTTAATGATGTGTGCCACAATGTCAAATGCCCTGCTCTTTTTGGAGTAGCACTAGGTATTttagatgtgtttttttttttttgtaatttttatattCTAAAGCCCAAGATTCATGCCACACTACAGTTATTGGCAAAATCAAGAAGTTTTAATCagacaaattataggttttatAGCACCGTTGGGCTACTTTGCTCCTCAGTGTTTCTAATTGACCTGCACATGTACCTAAACCCACAGAACAGATTGTGGCCTTTTTCAATTTTCTAGCTTAGTTTCCTAAGCAAGGATGCAGGGTtgcctttatattttttttatttttttgttaaagagGTGTAACCTTGGATCATTTGGCCTCATGGGATGCAGATTAAAGTGTAGTTTGTCTGTCATTGAGTCATTTGATTGGTGTCTTGAAAGCTTTTTGGGGCATCTTCTGCACTGTTAAAATATGACTCTTGTAAATAAAAttcttttaaatacattttctgaCTCTTTATCAACACCCTAGACTCAAGAGGGCAGCAGAGGACATGTTATGTTAAAAGCTTACATCAGTTTAGGAATGTAAGCCCTGGTTGTTTGGCCTCGGGAAAAGTAGTCCTTGTATTAAAGTGAAACTAATTTCTGGGTATCcaaaatgcccccccccccccccgtgttTGAATTGAGGATAAAGTGCCATTGAGGAGTGGTAATTATGGTAAAGGTGAAGTCATTTAGCTCTTTAAACCAGTAAGGTTTTCCTGTGCAGCCTTTCTTACAACATAAGCATTTTGAAATATCAAAAGCCCCTCAAGGCATTTAAGGTTCAACAAGGGAAGGAAAATGCTTTGTCTATAAGGAGACCTCcccctggggggggggggtgtgtcaAACTAAATGCTTTTCCACTTGTCATTCATCAACAACTTGATTTTTATCTGACGGTGAGTCAAAGTTGGCCAATAGCATTGAAGGTATTGCACGCTCCCCCTCGTGATAAATTGGGAGGCTGGCTTTGTGCAAGGAGTCTGACAGGAGAGGGGAAGCAGAGCCCAGCCGCAGAAAGGATTTTCATCACTTCATCTCAGAAGCATAGACCGCTCAAAGAGCATGCACACTCTCAGCAGGTTTCCTTTATCACTGACTGCACACACTTGTGACTAACGGGAGGATTTAACCATGGAAACTAATGGGAATTCTATAACATAGCCTAAACAGCTGGATACCTGGCTGAATGATGACTCGTGCAGCTACGGCATAACATCGGTTTAACTCCTAAGATCTAACTTTGTTAAAGACTATTTTTGGTAGTGTAAAGAGTGGCTTGCTGCTTAACCCCATGCCTGCCCCCAGAAGATTTGTAGTGGCGTCCACGTCGCTGCCGCTGGCACTGGGCTGGGGCTGGAACCTGAGCTTGTACGTGGGGATGCTTCTCGGTCTCCTGATGCTCATGATGCTTCTCCTCTGGATGCTTCTCAAACAGCTCAGAAACTCGGTGGCAAAATCGATGCTGCAGCCCGTTCGCTCTTTTAGGCAGCCTTGCTTTGAACAGAGGATGGAGCGTGTATTGTGAAATATGGGACAAATCTGCCAAAACACTGCCAGGACTGAGGCATGTTGGAGTACTTGATTGTGCCTTTGCAGAACTGTGTAagaaaattactttaaaaatgatCTGTTATGGACTCAAATGCTGAAACTGCCTCACAAATAATAAAAGCTCATGACTTTATTCATAGAAACCCCTGTTTGTTCTTTTACCAGCTTTATATGTTGCTTATTCTCAGATAAGCGTGAAGCAGGGAGCCTTATCTGTGTTCTCCTTCAGTAATTAAA is a genomic window containing:
- the ccna2 gene encoding cyclin-A2; protein product: MSGANRAQGSAASDYQNQENVLQRLRGSLKARPMATENQENLPPKQAANRTVLGALQNNQRNKSQVGGKQDSTQSLSCKNEDFGKSCFDKPLAKQPAFQIHIDEPDGACIKKPQQAVESIKAKPTVDESPLAISAVARLRQPLATIEIPSAMDVSFDSPMDMSVVEGEEKPVNVNEAPEYAAEIHSYLREMEVKTRPKASYMKKQPDITNSMRAILVDWLVEVGEEYKLQNETLYLAVNYIDRFLSSMSVLRGKLQLVGTAAMLLASKFEEIYPPEVAEFVYITDDTYTKKQVLRMEHLVLKVLSFDLAAPTINQFLTQYFLQHAVAKQVESLAMYLGELSLVDSDPFLKYLPSQTAAAAYILANTTVTGASWPKSLNEMTGYSLEDLIPCIEDLHRTYLDAPQHAQQSVREKYKGSKYHEVSSINAPTKLQLN